A stretch of the Leptospira harrisiae genome encodes the following:
- the pckA gene encoding phosphoenolpyruvate carboxykinase (ATP), translating into MSVSTNLRGLAELGLKPSEVFHNLSYEEIYQHELNNKEGVTSDNGTMMVDTGIFTGRSPKDKYFVDEPSSTNNIWWGPVNTKVSEAIFNELYAEVTKFLDNKKLYVFDGHAGTNNDTRISLRVVTERAWQHHFCTNMFLRPTKEELEKLNPEFTIINASGYKNAKYKEHGLNSDVFVIFHLAKKICIIGGTEYGGEMKKGIFSVMNYYLPLKNVLTMHCSANVGKDGDSALFFGLSGTGKTTLSTDPHRKLIGDDEHGWDDNGIFNIEGGCYAKTINLDPKTEPEIYAAIRRDALLENVVFDAATKKVDYSSAAKTENTRVSYPIFHIDNIQPGSKAGHPNTVIFLTYDAYGVLPAVSKLSIEQAMYHFLSGYTAKVAGTERGVKEPQATFSACFGQAFMTLHPTYYAKLLGEKMKKHQVNAYLINTGLVGGKYGVGKRMNLPATRQIINEILNGNIEKSEFEKHPVFQVSFPKTINGVDAHILNPRNAWENKEDYDKTATDLAKQFIENYKKYLTGSKEFDYSQYGPVA; encoded by the coding sequence ATGTCAGTATCTACTAATCTGCGCGGCCTTGCTGAATTAGGCCTTAAACCGTCTGAAGTCTTCCATAACTTATCATACGAAGAAATTTACCAGCACGAATTGAACAACAAAGAAGGCGTAACTTCTGATAACGGAACGATGATGGTAGATACCGGGATTTTTACGGGTCGCTCCCCTAAAGACAAATATTTTGTCGATGAACCTTCTTCCACAAACAACATTTGGTGGGGTCCGGTCAACACAAAGGTTTCCGAAGCCATTTTCAATGAATTATACGCAGAAGTAACTAAATTCCTAGATAACAAAAAACTTTATGTTTTTGATGGCCATGCTGGAACCAACAACGACACACGTATCTCTCTTCGTGTGGTTACAGAAAGAGCTTGGCAACACCACTTTTGCACAAACATGTTCCTTCGCCCTACTAAAGAAGAACTCGAAAAATTAAATCCAGAGTTTACCATCATCAACGCATCTGGTTACAAAAACGCAAAATACAAAGAACATGGCCTTAACTCCGATGTATTTGTGATTTTCCACTTAGCAAAAAAAATCTGTATCATCGGTGGAACCGAATACGGTGGAGAAATGAAAAAAGGGATTTTCTCTGTCATGAACTACTACTTACCACTGAAAAACGTGCTCACAATGCACTGTTCAGCTAACGTTGGTAAGGATGGAGACAGTGCTCTTTTCTTTGGTCTTTCTGGAACAGGAAAAACCACTCTTTCCACTGACCCACACCGCAAACTCATCGGTGATGATGAACATGGTTGGGACGATAATGGAATTTTCAACATTGAAGGTGGGTGTTATGCAAAAACCATCAATTTGGATCCAAAAACAGAACCAGAAATCTATGCAGCCATCCGTCGTGATGCTCTTCTAGAAAACGTAGTATTTGATGCGGCTACAAAAAAGGTAGATTACTCTTCTGCTGCAAAAACAGAAAACACCAGAGTTTCTTACCCAATTTTTCACATCGATAACATCCAACCAGGATCGAAAGCAGGTCACCCTAACACTGTTATTTTCCTTACTTATGATGCTTATGGTGTTCTTCCTGCGGTTTCTAAACTTTCTATCGAACAAGCAATGTATCACTTCCTATCTGGTTACACAGCAAAGGTTGCGGGAACGGAGCGCGGTGTGAAAGAACCACAAGCAACTTTCTCTGCTTGTTTCGGTCAGGCGTTTATGACTCTCCACCCAACATACTATGCAAAGTTACTCGGTGAAAAAATGAAAAAACACCAAGTAAATGCTTATCTTATCAATACTGGTCTTGTTGGTGGAAAGTATGGTGTAGGAAAACGTATGAACCTACCTGCAACTCGCCAAATCATCAATGAAATCCTTAACGGAAACATTGAAAAATCTGAGTTTGAAAAACACCCAGTATTCCAAGTTTCTTTCCCAAAAACAATCAACGGTGTGGATGCACATATCCTTAACCCACGTAATGCTTGGGAAAACAAAGAAGACTACGACAAAACTGCAACTGATCTTGCTAAACAATTCATTGAGAACTATAAAAAATACCTCACTGGTTCCAAAGAATTTGATTACAGCCAATACGGTCCAGTAGCGTAA